TTTTAGTGACTCTTTTATTACCAGACACTGCTGATCTGCTTGCGGTTACTGGTGGTTTTGTGGCTGCAGTCGATTTCCCAATCTCTGGTGttcctttatataaaaacaaataaaaaataataattcacaggCAGCTACTTTGGATGGAGGTAGGtagattggatggatggagggatggatgatggatggatgcagcTACATTGGATGGAtgataatggatgaatggatggatgatggatggatggatggatggatgaatgaatgaatgaatgaatgaatggagagGTTGATGGATGCAGCtacattggatggatggatggatggatggatggatggatggatggatgaacggaCAGTACATTGAATGGATGATGAACAGATTGATGGGTGTAGCtacattggatggatggatggacggatgtatggatggatggatgaatttatAGATGGACGAATGGACAGTACATtggatggatgatggacagaTTGATGGGTGTAGCtacattggatggatggatggatggatggatggatggatggatggatgaattgataGATGGACGAATGGACAGTACATtggatggatgatggacagaTTGATGAGTGTAGCtacattggatggatggatggatggatggatggatggacgaacGGACAGTACATtggatggatgatggacagaTTGATGGGTGTAGCTACattggatggatgatggatggatggatggatgaatttatAGATGGACGAATGGACAGTACATtggatggatgatggacagaTTGATGGGTGTAGCtacattggatggatggatggatgaatggacagtACATTGAATGGATGATGGACAGATTGATGGGTGTAGCtacattggatggatggatggatgaatggacagtacattggatggatgatggacagaTTGATGGGTGTAGCtacattggatggatggatggatcgaaTGGACAGTACATTGAATGGATGATGGACAGATTGATGGGTGTAGCtacattggatggatggatggatggatggatgaatttatAGATGGACGAATGGACAGTACATtggatggatgatggacagaTTGATGAGTGTAGCtacattggatggatggatgggtggatggatagatggatgaacggACAGTACATTGAATGGATGATGGACAGACTGATGGGTGCAGCTGCATtgtattgatggatggatggctggatgcaGCTACAATGGAGGGactgatggatagatggatagatacagGTACTGTACATTTGACAGATGATTATGGATGCATGATGGATGGATTAATGACTGCATTGTGCTGGATATACAGTATGGATGTATTACGGATGGACAGACTGATGGCTGATGAACGGAGTGATGGATCGAGCTACACtgtatggatggacagatggatgatgGACAGCTACATTTGACAGATTGATGGATGGAGCTACATTGGATGAATACCTGTTGTTTCTCTAGTTGTTCTTCTTGCAGGTTGTCTGGATGTACTTGCTGGAACAGGCATTTGTGTCGAGCCTGTGGATGATAAAAACTGTTatagaaagaaattaataaataaacattccaTTAATGTGGTAGAGGGCCCGTAAATGATCAAATTAATAAATCCATATTTGAAAGGCAACAGAGGTGTGACTGATCATTGTTTCTGTTGCTTCAGGAtcaaaatttaaaacaaagtatTCATATTTGGGCAGAAAAGAGCAACCATATCATGGAAaaattgtgatttcaatcttatttcAATTCGTCATGCAACCTTGATGGgtattaaaacataatataatgtgtctCAGAGGTTTCATAGCGTTTTGGATGGATTTCCCTCATGATCCAAGTCACATCCATAATGCCAGTTTTTCCCCATTTATGTGAAAAcaacaatgaataaaaatgatcGTAAAAAGCAGATTTTGCAGTTAAAATTATTTCATGGGCAAACTTGATAAGAAACATTGTACAGTCAAAAGTGTTTTATTAACTAATTCTTAAATGAATGAGTGACTTACCTTCAATCACATTTAGAGTAACATCACTGAAAGTGTCTTTAAGAAATCTCTCAACTGCACAGATATACGTCCCAGAGTCTGATTTCCGCAGGTCAGTGATGGTCACTGTGAACTCTGTCCCCATGTCGTGAAGAGTATATCTCCCTTTGTGAGTCTCTCTTTTTCCTGTCTTAGATCTGATGAGAATATTGTTGTCTGCACAATCAGCTCTGCAGAAATACTTGATATTGAAGCGGGCCAGTAAATGTGAACACGTAAGAGTGACCATTCCTCCGACTGGAGCTGTTACAGTCAAAGACTCAACTGGAAAAACAGAGTCAGACATTTATAAAGTTATTCATAATGTAATTAGTCTTAAACATATGCTAAGAAAATACTTTGGGATGAATTTCTGTGTAAAACCTTCTTACAAATAGCAAATGGTCTCATTATTGCTACAGTTTATGCAAGAATAGATTTCCAAAACACTTACATATAAATTCGACAGCAAGACACATAAGGTGTCGTAAGTCTAAACATACTTTTTGAAGTAACTCGTTTTCTCACGGGAGAAACAAATGTCAACCCACCTGAAAATATGCAGATAAAAACGACTATGAAGCTCCACATGATGAAAACTGTCGTAAACCACAGCACTTGGGTTCAATCCACTGTTAAATGTTGTCCTCGTTGTGTTTGAGTATTTTCTTCTGCATTTTTTCTCTTCATCCTCTTACGACATTATCAGTGACGCAACATGACTTCTTGtcacactaaactcacacacacatttctacAGTATGTCAGAACACCAGTCTGATAAATGAGTCCATTTCGGTGGCGATTATCCACTCCCCTCGCCAAGAACGGAGAACTGAACATTGGCAATATCTTAAGAACTTTATTAAAGACTTCTATTCATTGATTGTTCTCCAAATACATGAAACCAACACATTAGAAATAGAAAACTAGAAATAAACTAAGGAATTTGAGTGACTATTGACTATCAGCAGTTTGATCAATGCTCTCATAGACTGACTCTTGAATACAATCAATGTCCATTTCTGCATAGACTGGATCTAGATTTTGTAACGAGGCAGTTGAGatatgaggatctaaatgcagctttaataaacagaatataaagaaaacaaaacacaaggaCTGAGCATAACAAACACAATGCAAAGACTGACAatgaaaccaggggaaacaagggaatgaggaacacctggggaaagaaaactacaaaaggactacaaaactaacaggaaacaggaacgagGAACTTAACAAGAATTTCAATATAAAAGTCTAGCAAAAAACAGGGAATACGAGACAGAGACTTTCTGTTAGTGCCAGATCCACATCTATGTAGTGCGCATCTGTAAGCAGGAGCAGCTTCTGTGTTTGGAAGTCTTTCACTTTGAGCTGTAGATACGTTTGGAAAGAACATTGGGCTCATTTTCACATGTTCATCCTGTATTGAGGAAACATATAAGTTATGATAGGGTATTTTATTAATAACAGAAAAAGTGAAGTATGTTTGTTGTGCAAAGTTTGCACAAAACATGAGAAGGTGCTTGTGCAAATAACTGTACAAAATAAGATAAATGGATATGAATGATGTTACCAATTTGATATTCAGAATGTCTTCACCCCAGGGCTGGGCGATGTCTTCTTAAATCTCGATACGTTTCAGcctattgacaatattcaatatatatctcgataattatgtatttgctgtaaaatggctcaaaagttgttgttgttgttgttttttaatcagaggaaccatcatttcatccaaaacAGCCATTGCAGcaagtagattcaatattttaaaggcattaaataaaacaatcaatttaaaataatatacacaagggagaatgaaattcaatattttttattgatatgaaaatagtagcttaataaaaagaattttaaaaaatatatatgaattattTATAATATCCTTCATAAAATCCTATAAAATCCTGAAACcccagt
This genomic window from Xyrauchen texanus isolate HMW12.3.18 chromosome 11, RBS_HiC_50CHRs, whole genome shotgun sequence contains:
- the LOC127652004 gene encoding CMRF35-like molecule 1 — translated: MWSFIVVFICIFSVESLTVTAPVGGMVTLTCSHLLARFNIKYFCRADCADNNILIRSKTGKRETHKGRYTLHDMGTEFTVTITDLRKSDSGTYICAVERFLKDTFSDVTLNVIEGTPEIGKSTAATKPPVTASRSAVSEHLVYFGAGLGALVLILTVLLFILIKQKYKQKRCSSTVTSAVHQSDSVNYATVSFTAQPDSLNYSSVFFIKDPDYDSSEMFSEDATIYSSVRS